TGAGGGGTTGTTATCACCCCCACCGCATTGCTGCGCCAGCAGCTTGCGCTGCTGGACGGGCTCCGCAAATCGGCCCCTTAGGAGCTATTGAGTGTCATTGCCGTATGCGTATGTTTATGCAATATGCTGACTAGTTACGAACCAACTACTCAAAGGACAGCACCTCTTTCTCGCCACTGGCTCCGGTGTGCGTGATGCTGAAGCTGTAGCTATCGAGATCCGCATCGAGCGCTGCCAGCGCGTTACCGTTTCTCCATGTCAGTTGAAGTCTGTTATCCTGACCCCGGGAGATCTCAAGGTTACCTTCAAAAGCAGGGGAGGTATTACGCAACTTCATCAATTGAAGCTGCTTTAGTACTACCGGTTGCTTGAGGCCCGCTTCAATGTCGCTCAGTTCAAGGGTGGTTCGATTAATTTCCTTGTGTCCTGCCGCTCCCGCATTATCTGCAGCCACGTAGTTATTCTTCCCTGCAAACAGGTCTAGGTACCAGACCTGTGGAATACCAGGGACGAACATCTGAATAGCGCGTGCTAGAAGCAGCTTACGCTCATCTTCGCCAAGTGCGCTGAAGAAAGTCGCATTTACCTGATAGTAAGAGATCTTCTTACCATCGGGGCCGTAGAGATTCTTTACTCTACCGCCACGATCCATGATGCGGGTAACGATTCCATCGATCTCCTCATCGCTGAGCAGTGTTTTGTCTCCTCCCTCCTCTGACCTGCGCCCTCGAAGGTCTAGAACAGGTATGCCGTCGTGACAGCCGAGCATATTGATCGTGACCATCTTACGCTCAATAATCTCATCAATCCACTTAAGCAGCGGGCGTGATGTGTGGCGGTCAATGGCATCAATTACCAGTCCGGGGAAGAAGAAGTCGTAGATCGGGAAACCTTCATTTGCGACCTCTTCGTGTAGCCGGTTACCGTATTCGGAGTGAATCTCTGGCAGCAGGATAAGATCCAGCCTATTCGCCATCTCCCTAAGTCTGGCGAGATAGTTCCATGTTTCCGGCTTATTGAAAAAATTTACCATACCTGGCTCTTTGTGCAGGTACGCGAAGGCATCGAGTCGGATTAGAGTGGCGCCGTACTCTTTAAGTTTTCTAAATGTCTCTTCATAGAACTGCCAGACCTTTTCAGATCGTGCATTCAGGTCCATCTGCCCCAGATATGTGCGCTTCTGCTCGACAATCGCATAGATACTGTCGCGCACGGCATCATTCATTCCTAGATCTGACGTCCTGAAGTCCTGTTTGGCGGCGATCTTTTCGTTTATCAGGACAACGATTTTTTCTACCTGATCGGCGCTCAGTCCGCCAACTAAACTGAGTTCGGCAACAGTTACAGGGTGATAATCGACCTGCTGGTAGAAGGTATTCCAGTAAGGTTTTTCACTACCATCAGGAAACCGAACCTTCAAATTCGGCAATCCCGGCTTGCGCATAAAGAGCTGTTGCAGCATCTCATGATTGGGGATGATGTAGCCGTCAGGAGAGAGCTCTCCATGTCCTTTCCAAAATTCATTCCAATTAATGAAAAAATCGTGGTACTCGGATTTATCACCAAACTTGATCAGATCTTTGAATTGCGGCGAACCCACCGAGAGATGATTTAGGACCAGATCGAACTTGAGAAGGATATTGAGTTTCGTCAGCTCGGCAAGGTCGTCAGGTGACACCAGCTCTTTATTGATATTGTAATCAATCAAAGAGAAGCCTCGATCGAGATCGCTGTTAAAGAACGTTGGCAGAATATAGAAGAGCGAAAAGACCCCCTCAAATTCTGGTCGCTTCAGCATTGTGACAGTGTCAGACAGCTTCTTCCCGATGCTGTCGGGATAGGCGTTAAAGACAACGCCATTCGGGAGCTTCTTAGTTCTGATTTTCGGATTAGTAATCATATCGAGCACCTGCTAACTGTCTATGGTAGATAATCCGGATCGTCGAAATCTTTCGATTGACCCTCTTTTGCATACAAAGGGCGATAATTAGCTGAATAGTTGCGAATATTTACATGAATATAGCACTGAAGCAACCATATCCGGCTCAGGGCTACTTGCTGCTTGCGTAATCCCTTGGTTTGAGTAGCAAATACTAAAAGTATATATTCCTGAATGGGGTAACACGTGTGGTTGCTCCGGCTATTCTCCGAGGAAGGACCCTTGCTGTTAAGGTTTCTAGAAAGTGTCTACCCTTTTGGAGATAACTATCATGAAGAATGCGGGATATTATTGGTTTTGGAGTGTGCTTCTTATGCTTCTTATCTGGACCGTGTTCAGGTATGGGTATTGGATTTTGTTTTTGGATGATGAAAGCCAATTGGTGGTCCAGGACTGCTTTCAAAGGCTGGTCGTAGCGTTCGGTTTTTTTTCAAGTTTTGTCCTAGTCGGCTTAGCAGGCGGCTTTCACCAAAAGCAGCTAGGTTAGGATCGTCTCTTGTACCCTGGAGAACACCGCAAAAATCGACTCTTCGCAAAAAACACTAAAGGTTTTTTTCGCAGGGTCCTACCTCGAAGAATAGCACCGACTTGGATCCTCCATAAATCAGCTCCACGCCCCGCAAATTCCTCAGCAGGCGCTCCTTAAAATTACTGTGGACCAAAAGTAACCCCGCACCCACAGCCACAGCACCCACAGCCATTCAATTAGAGCTTTCTATCAATCACCTAAAACAACTGATAGTTATAGAGCTGCCCTACTCCACCTCATTCCGTATCGGTACAAACGGTATAAGGAGCATGCCGGGAATAGCCGCAATAAAAGCTATCAAATAGAGGTTCGTGTACCCGATCCGTTCAAGGATATATCCAGCCTGACCACCAACAAGGGTTCCGGGGATAGACATTATGGCGCTACCAATTGCGTAGTGCGTCGCCCTATATTGATGTGAACAAGTTGTAAGAAGAAACACTAAGAGTGCCGCACTGCCAAGCCCAGCCGCAAGTTGCTCTACTCCGTGCACCGCTGCGATAATAAAGAGTCCGCTCCCTGTAGCCGGATCGGGCTTTGCCACGGAGAGCCATATATATAGCCACAGATTTAAGTTCATCAGGAGCGTTAGGGGCCAAAGAGCGCTACGCAGCCCCGCCCTCTTAATCCACCAGCCCCC
This window of the Pseudomonadota bacterium genome carries:
- a CDS encoding glycosidase translates to MITNPKIRTKKLPNGVVFNAYPDSIGKKLSDTVTMLKRPEFEGVFSLFYILPTFFNSDLDRGFSLIDYNINKELVSPDDLAELTKLNILLKFDLVLNHLSVGSPQFKDLIKFGDKSEYHDFFINWNEFWKGHGELSPDGYIIPNHEMLQQLFMRKPGLPNLKVRFPDGSEKPYWNTFYQQVDYHPVTVAELSLVGGLSADQVEKIVVLINEKIAAKQDFRTSDLGMNDAVRDSIYAIVEQKRTYLGQMDLNARSEKVWQFYEETFRKLKEYGATLIRLDAFAYLHKEPGMVNFFNKPETWNYLARLREMANRLDLILLPEIHSEYGNRLHEEVANEGFPIYDFFFPGLVIDAIDRHTSRPLLKWIDEIIERKMVTINMLGCHDGIPVLDLRGRRSEEGGDKTLLSDEEIDGIVTRIMDRGGRVKNLYGPDGKKISYYQVNATFFSALGEDERKLLLARAIQMFVPGIPQVWYLDLFAGKNNYVAADNAGAAGHKEINRTTLELSDIEAGLKQPVVLKQLQLMKLRNTSPAFEGNLEISRGQDNRLQLTWRNGNALAALDADLDSYSFSITHTGASGEKEVLSFE